From the Panthera leo isolate Ple1 chromosome C1, P.leo_Ple1_pat1.1, whole genome shotgun sequence genome, one window contains:
- the FZD5 gene encoding frizzled-5, with the protein MARPDPSAPPSLLLLLLAQLAGRAAAASKAPVCQEITVPMCRGIGYNLTHMPNQFNHDTQDEAGLEVHQFWPLVEIHCSPDLRFFLCSMYTPICLPDYHKPLPPCRSVCERAKAGCSPLMRQYGFAWPERMSCDRLPVLGRDAEVLCMDYNRSEATTVPPRPFPAKPTLPGPAGAPASGGECAAGGPSVCKCREPFVPILKESHPLYNKVRTGQVPNCAVPCYQPSFSPDERTFATFWIGLWSVLCFISTSTTVATFLIDMERFRYPERPIIFLSACYLCVSLGFLVRLVVGHASVACSREHSHIHYETTGPALCTVVFLLVYFFGMASSIWWVILSLTWFLAAGMKWGNEAIAGYAQYFHLAAWLIPSVKSITALALSSVDGDPVAGICYVGNQNLNSLRGFVLGPLVLYLLVGTLFLLAGFVSLFRIRSVIKQGGTKTDKLEKLMIRIGIFTLLYTVPASIVVACYLYEQHYRESWEAALTCACPGPDAGQPRAKPEYWVLMLKYFMCLVVGITSGVWIWSGKTVESWRRFTSRCCCRPRRGHKSGGATAAGDYEASASLTGRTGPPGPPAAAAAAAAYHKQVSLSHV; encoded by the coding sequence atGGCTCGGCCTGACCCGTCCGCACCGccctccctgctgctgctgctcctggcgCAGCTGGCGGGCCGGGCGGCGGCTGCCTCCAAGGCCCCAGTGTGCCAGGAAATCACAGTGCCCATGTGCCGCGGCATCGGCTACAACCTGACGCACATGCCCAACCAGTTCAACCACGACACGCAGGACGAGGCGGGCCTGGAGGTGCATCAGTTCTGGCCGCTGGTGGAGATCCACTGCTCGCCGGACCTGCGCTTCTTCCTGTGCTCCATGTACACGCCCATCTGCCTGCCCGACTACCACAAGCCGCTGCCGCCCTGCCGCTCCGTGTGCGAGCGCGCCAAGGCCGGCTGCTCGCCGCTCATGCGCCAGTACGGCTTCGCCTGGCCGGAGCGCATGAGCTGCGACCGCCTCCCGGTGCTGGGCCGCGACGCCGAGGTCCTGTGCATGGATTACAACCGCAGCGAGGCCACCACGGTGCCCCCCAGGCCCTTCCCGGCCAAACCCACCCTCCCGGGCCCAGCGGGCGCACCGGCCTCAGGGGGCGAGTGCGCCGCCGGGGGCCCGTCGGTGTGCAAGTGCCGCGAGCCCTTCGTCCCCATCTTGAAGGAGTCTCACCCGCTCTACAACAAGGTGCGCACGGGCCAGGTGCCCAACTGCGCCGTGCCCTGCTACCAGCCCTCCTTCAGCCCCGACGAGCGCACGTTCGCCACCTTCTGGATTGGGCTGTGGTCTGTGCTGTGCTTCATTTCCACCTCCACCACGGTAGCCACCTTCCTAATAGACATGGAACGCTTCCGCTACCCTGAGCGTCCCATCATCTTCCTGTCTGCCTGCTACTTGTGCGTGTCGCTGGGCTTCCTGGTGCGCCTGGTGGTGGGCCACGCCAGCGTCGCCTGCAGCCGCGAGCACAGCCACATTCACTACGAGACGACGGGCCCTGCGCTGTGCACTGTCGTCTTCCTGCTGGTCTACTTCTTTGGGATGGCCAGCTCCATCTGGTGGGTCATCCTGTCGCTCACCTGGTTCTTGGCAGCTGGCATGAAGTGGGGCAACGAGGCCATCGCGGGCTATGCACAGTACTTCCACCTGGCCGCGTGGCTCATCCCCAGCGTCAAGTCCATCACGGCGCTGGCACTGAGCTCCGTGGATGGGGACCCGGTGGCCGGCATCTGCTACGTGGGCAACCAGAACCTGAACTCGCTGCGCGGCTTCGTGCTGGGCCCGCTGGTGCTCTACCTGCTGGTGGGCACCCTCTTCCTCCTGGCGGGGTTCGTGTCGCTCTTCCGCATCCGAAGCGTCATCAAGCAGGGCGGCACCAAGACGGACAAGCTGGAGAAGCTCATGATCCGCATCGGTATCTTCACTCTCCTGTACACCGTGCCCGCCAGCATCGTGGTGGCCTGCTACCTGTACGAGCAGCACTATCGCGAGAGCTGGGAGGCCGCGCTCACCTGCGCATGCCCGGGCCCCGACGCCGGCCAGCCGCGCGCCAAGCCCGAGTACTGGGTGCTCATGCTCAAGTACTTCATGTGCCTCGTGGTGGGCATCACGTCGGGCGTCTGGATTTGGTCCGGCAAGACTGTGGAGTCGTGGCGGCGCTTCACCAGCCGATGCTGCTGCCGCCCGCGGCGGGGCCACAAGAGCGGCGGCGCCACGGCCGCGGGGGACTATGAGGCGAGCGCCTCGCTCACGGGCAGGACCGGGCCGCCGggcccccccgccgccgccgccgccgccgccgcctacCACAAGCAGGTGTCCCTGTCGCACGTGTAG